The Epinephelus lanceolatus isolate andai-2023 chromosome 14, ASM4190304v1, whole genome shotgun sequence genome has a window encoding:
- the fundc1 gene encoding LOW QUALITY PROTEIN: FUN14 domain-containing protein 1 (The sequence of the model RefSeq protein was modified relative to this genomic sequence to represent the inferred CDS: deleted 1 base in 1 codon), with protein MLERKQDGPQNISETVKFMQMTPDVKAAEDRQHSKMANRDKELEEEIYDKVVDLTEYAKRQRWWNRLFGKNSGPVAEKYSVATQLAIGGVSGWCAGYLFQKVGKVAATSVGGGLLLLQIANNSGYIQVDWKRVEKDVNKAKKQLKKGTDKAGPELNTFFEKSTEFVKKNIVVTSGFIGGFLLGLAS; from the exons ATGTTGGAAAGGAAGCAAGATGGACCACAAAATATAAG CGAGACCGTCAAATTTATGCAAATGACGCCGGACGTGAAGGCAGCTGAGGACAGA CAGCACTCCAAAATGGCGAACCGCGACAAGG AGCTGGAAGAGGAGATTTACGACAAGGTCGTGGACCTGACAGAATATGCCAAACGGCAGCGATGGTGGAACCGGCTCTTTGGGAAGAACTCGGGCCCTGTAGCAGAGAAATACTCGGTGGCCACTCAGCTAGCCATAGGAGGAGTGAGTGGATG GTGTGCAGGTTATCTCTTCCAGAAGGTTGGTAAAGTGGCTGCGACATCTGTAGGAGGAGGTCTTCTTCTGTTGCAG ATCGCTAACAATAGCGGCTACATCCAGGTGGACTGGAAGAGAGTAGAGAAGGATGTCAACAAGGCCAAGAAGCAGTTAAAGAAGGGCACCGATAAAGCCGGCCCAGAGCTAAACACATTTTTCGAGaag TCCACAGAGTTTGTGAAGAAAAACATTGTCGTCACGAGTGGTTTCATCGGAGGATTCCTGCTCGGCCTGGCATCTTAG